A window from Solanum stenotomum isolate F172 chromosome 5, ASM1918654v1, whole genome shotgun sequence encodes these proteins:
- the LOC125866233 gene encoding cytochrome P450 CYP72A219-like isoform X4 — MEISYYNLKIAIFSFAIIFVLGWAWRILNYVWFKPKKLEKQLRQQGFKGNSYKLLYGDMKEMEKMIEEATSKPINFSHDLIWPRINPFIHKTITNYGKNCFVWMGPKPAVLITEPKLIKEVLTKNYVYQKARGSPLLKLAISGLAAYEKDKWATHRRILNPAFHIDKLKHMLPAFKLTVNEMLNIWKEVVSKDGTEIDVLPYLQTLTSDAISRTAFGSNYEEGKKIFELQKGQIELISKMTHSIYIPGWRFVPTKKNKRMMQIFYEVKSLILGIINKRMRMIEAGESHDDLLSILLTSNLKEIQQHGNKKFGMSIDEVIEECKLFYFAGQETTSTLLVWTMILLCKYPIWQERAREEVLQVFRRDELDYDKLNQLKVVTMILNEVLRLYTSLYTINRMVNTETKLGDLCLPSGVQLILATMLVHHDTEIWGDDAMEFKPERFSEGISKATKGQVVFFPFNWGPRICIGQNFAMLEAKMAMVMILKHYAFELSPSYAHAPHPLLLQPQYGAQLIMHKL; from the exons ATGGAAATATCATATTACAACTTAAAAATTGCAATATTTTCATTTGCAATTATCTTTGTATTGGGATGGGCATGGAGAATCTTGAATTATGTTTGgttcaaaccaaaaaaattggAGAAACAACTAAGACAACAAGGTTTCAAAGGAAATTCTTACAAGTTGTTGTATGGGGATATGAAAGAGATGGAGAAGATGATTGAAGAAGCTACATCCAAACCTATCAATTTCTCACATGACTTGATTTGGCCTAGAATCAACCCCTTCATCCACAAAACCATCACTAATTATG GTAAGAATTGTTTTGTGTGGATGGGGCCCAAACCAGCAGTCCTCATCACAGAGCCCAAATTGATAAAGGAGGTGTTAACAAAGAACTATGTTTATCAGAAGGCACGTGGCAGCCCACTATTGAAGTTGGCAATATCTGGGCTTGCGGCCTATGAAAAAGATAAATGGGCCACACATAGAAGGATTCTCAATCCAGCTTTTCACATTGACAAGTTGAAG CATATGCTACCTGCATTCAAATTGACCGTTAACGAAATGTTGAACATATGGAAGGAAGTTGTCTCGAAAGACGGAACAGAGATCGATGTGTTGCCGTATCTTCAAACTTTGACAAGTGATGCAATTTCAAGAACTGCTTTTGGCAGTAAttatgaagaaggaaaaaagatttttgaacttcaaaaaggacaaattgaattaatttcaaaaatgaCACACTCAATATACATTCCAGGATGGag GTTTGTGccaactaaaaagaacaaaaggatGATGCAAATCTTCTATGAAGTAAAATCACTTATATTGGGAATTATCAATAAAAGAATGAGGATGATTGAAGCTGGAGAATCACATGATGATTTATTAAGTATATTATTGACAtccaatttaaaagaaatacaaCAACATGGGAATAAGAAATTTGGTATGAGCATTGATGAGGTGATTGAAGAGTGTAAATTGTTCTATTTTGCTGGACAAGAGACTACTTCAACTTTACTTGTGTGGACAATGATTTTATTATGCAAGTATCCTATTTGGCAAGAAAGAGCTAGAGAAGAGGTTTTACAAGTGTTTAGAAGGGATGAACTTGATTATGATAAGTTGAATCAACTAAAAGTA GTGACTATGATCTTAAATGAGGTCTTAAGGTTGTATACATCACTATACACGATTAATCGAATGGTAAATACAGAAACAAAGTTAGGGGATTTGTGTTTACCCTCTGGGGTGCAACTCATATTAGCAACAATGTTAGTGCATCATGATACTGAAATATGGGGAGATGATGCAATGGAGTTCAAGCCAGAGAGATTTAGTGAAGGAATATCAAAAGCAACAAAAGGACAAGTtgtattttttccatttaattGGGGTCCAAGAATATGTATTGGGCAAAATTTTGCTATGTTAGAGGCGAAAATGGCAATGGTCATGATTCTAAAACATTATGCATTTGAACTCTCTCCATCTTATGCTCATGCTCCTCATCCATTATTGCTTCAACCTCAATATGGTGCTCAATTGATCATGCACAAGTTGTAG
- the LOC125866228 gene encoding pentatricopeptide repeat-containing protein At3g16610, with the protein MMLRANARRIVNISWNFNQEPYYNYISILDSCTETKQLVIGKSIHQHIIKHRRCNDNRSNLLDKLTRFYVSCSRVDLARQVFDLIPNSDRNDKVILWNQMIRAYAWNGPFEKAIDLYYEMVEYGVRPTNYTYPFVIKACSALQDVENGEKIHEHVKRQGLDGDVYVCTALVDFYAKCGLLVEARRVFDGMLQRDIVAWNAMISGCSVNGLYLEMKGLVLELQENGLTLNSSTVVAILPAIAEANKLREGKAVHGYSMRRGFVNDVVVDTGILDVYAKCGWLNYAKRIFRVMSLKNEITRSAMIGAYVTCDSTQEGLELFEHMRMEDTGSPSPVMLATVIRACAKLNDMRRGRKMHGYTVKLGSNLDLMVSNTLLSMYAKCGRIDDALTFFEEMDLKDSVSFSAIIAGCVQNGHAEEALQILRMMQSSGVEPESATVMGILPACSHLAALQLGVCTHGYSIVRGFTEDVSVCNALIDMYSKCGKIGIARIVFDKMNKRDVVSWNAIIAGYGVHGRGKEAISLFYDMQSVGQMPDDITFIGLLFACSHSGLVAEGKYWFFRMCEEFKISPRMDHYLCMVDLLGRAGLLDEAYGFVQNMPFIPDVRIWSALLAACRIHKHVVLAEEVSNKIQYLGPESPGNFVLLSNLYTTAGRWDDAAHVRVKQKDSGFKKSPGCSWIEINGVVHAFVGGDQSHPQSAKINEKLKELSTEMKRLGYSAESSFVYQDVEEEEKEQILLYHSEKLAVAFALLNLDPSKSILVTKNLRVCVDCHSTLKYISLITKREITVRDASRFHHFRDGICSCGDFW; encoded by the exons ATGATGCTACGTGCAAATGCGCGGCGCATAGTAAACATAAGTTGGAATTTCAACCAAGAACCTTACTATAATTACATTTCGATTCTTGATTCATGCACAGAAACTAAGCAATTAGTTATAGGCAAATCAATCCATCAGCACATCATCAAGCACCGTCGTTGTAACGATAATCGTTCGAATTTACTAGACAAGCTAACGCGTTTTTACGTTTCGTGCAGCAGAGTTGATCTTGCACGCCAAGTGTTTGATTTAATTCCTAACTCAGATAGAAATGACAAAGTCATATTATGGAACCAAATGATTAGAGCTTATGCTTGGAATGGACCCTTTGAGAAGGCTATTGATTTGTATTATGAAATGGTGGAGTATGGTGTTAGACCGACGAATTATACATACCCTTTTGTGATTAAGGCTTGTTCTGCTTTGCAAGATGTAGAAAATGGCGAAAAGATTCATGAACATGTGAAAAGGCAGGGGCTTGATGGCGATGTTTATGTTTGTACAGCTTTGGTTGATTTTTATGCAAAGTGTGGGTTGTTGGTCGAGGCACGAAGAGTGTTTGATGGAATGTTGCAAAGAGATATTGTGGCGTGGAATGCGATGATTTCGGGGTGCTCGGTGAATGGTTTGTATTTGGAGATGAAGGGTTTGGTTTTGGAGTTGCAAGAAAATGGGTTAACTCTGAATTCGTCTACAGTTGTGGCGATTCTTCCTGCTATTGCGGAAGCTAATAAGTTGCGTGAAGGAAAGGCTGTTCATGGGTATTCTATGAGAAGGGGGTTTGTTAATGATGTAGTTGTTGATACTGGTATTTTGGATGTGTATGCAAAATGTGGTTGGTTGAACTACGCGAAGAGGATTTTTAGAGTCATGAGTTTGAAGAATGAGATCACACGGAGTGCGATGATAGGAGCATACGTAACATGTGATTCTACTCAAGAAGGATTGGAACTGTTTGAGCACATGAGGATGGAAGATACTGGATCTCCTTCTCCGGTCATGCTTGCCACTGTAATTCGAGCCTGTGCTAAGCTGAATGATATGAGAAGAGGAAGAAAGATGCATGGTTATACTGTTAAGTTAGGGTCCAATTTGGATTTGATGGTGAGTAATACTCTTCTTTCTATGTATGCAAAGTGCGGGAGAATAGATGATGCGCTTACCTTCTTTGAGGAGATGGATTTGAAAGATTCTGTTTCTTTCAGTGCGATAATTGCAGGGTGCGTCCAGAATGGCCATGCAGAAGAAGCTTTGCAGATTTTACGAATGATGCAATCGTCTGGTGTTGAACCAGAATCTGCAACAGTGATGGGAATTTTACCAGCTTGTTCACATTTGGCTGCTCTACAACTTGGAGTTTGCACCCATGGTTACTCGATAGTGCGTGGATTTACAGAGGATGTTTCTGTTTGTAATGCTCTAATTGACATGTATTCCAAATGTGGTAAAATCGGCATTGCTAGGATTGTCTTTGATAAGATGAATAAAAGGGATGTCGTCTCATGGAATGCAATAATTGCTGGATATGGAGTTCATGGTCGTGGAAAGGAAGCAATTTCACTGTTCTATGACATGCAGTCTGTAGGTCAAATGCCAGATGATATAACTTTTATTGGTCTCTTATTTGCTTGCAGCCATTCAGGTCTTGTTGCTGAAGGGAAATATTGGTTCTTCAGAATGTGCGAAGAATTCAAAATTAGCCCTAGGATGGATCATTACTTGTGCATGGTGGATCTTTTGGGACGTGCTGGTCTTCTGGACGAGGCCTATGGTTTCGTCCAGAATATGCCTTTTATACCTGATGTGCGTATATGGAGTGCCTTGCTTGCCGCGTGTAGAATCCATAAACATGTTGTTCTAGCAGAAGAAGTATCCAATAAGATCCAATATCTAGGACCTGAAAGTCCGGGCAATTTCGTTCTTTTATCTAATTTGTATACTACTGCTGGGAGATGGGATGACGCTGCTCATGTCAGAGTTAAGCAGAAGGATTCTGGCTTTAAGAAGAGCCCCGGATGTAGTTGGATTGAAATAAATGGTGTTGTCCATGCATTTGTTGGTGGGGATCAGTCCCACCCTCAGTCCGCTAAAATAAATGAGAAACTGAAGGAACTTTCGACAGAGATGAAAAGGCTGGGGTATAGTGCAGAATCCAGTTTTGTTTACCAAGatgttgaggaagaagagaaggaaCAGATTCTTCTTTATCACAGCGAGAAGCTTGCTGTTGCATTTGCATTGCTAAATCTGGATCCTAGCAAGTCCATACTCGTTACTAAGAACTTACGAGTTTGTGTGGACTGCCATAGTACGCTGAAATATATAAGTCTAATAACAAAAAGAGAAATTACAGTGAGGGATGCAAGTCGATTTCATCATTTCAGAGATGGAATATGCAGCTGCGGAGATTTCTG GTAG
- the LOC125866226 gene encoding probable alpha,alpha-trehalose-phosphate synthase [UDP-forming] 7, which yields MISRSYTNLLDLASGNFPTMGRDRDRRRMPRVMTLPGSICEMDDDQAHSVSSENPSSLAGDRMIVVANLLPLKAKRRPDNKGWSFNWNEDSLLLRLRDGLPEDMEVIYVGSLCVDIDPIEQDDVSSYLLEKFRCVPAFLPPNIVEKYYEGFCKRHLWPLFHYMLPFSPDHGGRFDRSMWEAYVSANKLFSQKVVEVLNPEDDFVWIHDYHLMVLPTFLRRRFNRLRMGFFLHSPFPSSEIYRTLPVREEILKALLCADIVGFHTFDYARHFLSCCSRMLGLEYQSKRGYIGLEYYGRTVGIKIMPVGIHMGHIENMKRLAAKESKLKELKQQFEGKTVLLGFDDLDIFKGINLKLLAMEHMLGQHPKWQGQAVLVQIANPTRGKGVDLKEIQAEILESCKRINKQFGQPGYEPIVYIDRPISSSERMAYYSIAECVVVTAVRDGMNLTPYEYIACRQGMSGSEADSDVDGPKKSMLVVSEFIGCSPSLSGAIRINPWNVEATAEAMNEAISMAEPEKQLRHEKHYRYVSTHDVGYWARSFLQDMERTCIDHFRKRCYGIGLGFGFRVVALDPNFRKLSIDDIESAYIKSKSRAIFLDYDGTMMPQNSIIKSPSAEVISILNRICADQNNAVFIVSGRGRDSLDKWFSPCRKLGLAAEHGYFLRWSQDQEWETCSQNSDFGWMHLAEPVMQSYTDSTDGSSIEKKESAIVWQYRDADPGFGFSQAKEMLDHLESVLANEPVAVKSGQFIVEVKPQGVSKGLVAEKIFTSLVERGKLADFVLCIGDDRSDEDMFEIIGDALSRNILSYDTKVFACTVGQKPSKAKYYLDDTSEVRFMLESLAEATITPFTSDEEAEDSA from the exons ATGATTTCGAGATCGTATACCAACCTTTTGGATTTGGCATCTGGGAATTTTCCGACAATGGGAAGAGATAGGGACCGGAGGCGGATGCCACGGGTGATGACACTACCTGGGAGTATATGTGAGATGGATGATGACCAGGCTCATAGTGTTTCATCTGAGAATCCGTCTTCGCTGGCTGGTGATCGGATGATTGTGGTGGCAAATCTGTTGCCCCTGAAAGCAAAAAGGAGACCAGACAATAAAGGCTGGAGCTTTAATTGGAATGAGGACTCGTTACTTTTGAGACTTAGGGATGGTTTACCTGAAGACATGGAAGTGATATATGTTGGGTCGTTATGTGTTGATATTGATCCGATTGAACAGGATGATGTGTCTAGTTATCTGTTGGAGAAGTTTAGATGTGTTCCTGCATTTCTTCCGCCAAATATTGTGGAAAAATATTATGAGGGGTTCTGTAAGAGGCATTTGTGGCCACTTTTTCATTACATGTTGCCATTTTCACCTGATCATGGAGGCCGGTTTGATCGCTCTATGTGGGAAGCATATGTGTCTGCCAACAAGCTGTTTTCACAGAAAGTAGTTGAGGTTCTTAATCCCGAGGATGACTTTGTTTGGATCCATGATTATCATTTGATGGTGTTGCCTACATTCTTAAGGAGGCGGTTCAATCGTTTGAGGATGGGGTTTTTCCTTCACAGTCCGTTTCCTTCATCTGAGATTTACAGGACTCTTCCTGTTAGAGAGGAAATACTCAAGGCTTTGCTCTGTGCTGACATTGTTGGATTCCACACTTTCGACTATGCACGACACTTCCTCTCTTGTTGCAGTCGGATGTTAGGTTTAGAGTATCAGTCTAAAAGAGGTTATATAGGGTTAGAATACTATGGTAGGACAGTAGGCATCAAGATTATGCCTGTTGGAATACATATGGGTCACATTGAGAACATGAAGAGACTTGCAGCTAAAGAGTCAAAGCTTAAGGAGCTAAAGCagcaatttgaaggaaaaaccGTGTTGCTTGGTTTCGACGACCTCGATATTTTCAAAGGTATTAATTTAAAGCTTCTAGCAATGGAACACATGCTCGGACAGCACCCCAAGTGGCAAGGGCAAGCTGTGCTGGTTCAGATCGCAAATCCTACAAGGGGTAAAGGAGTAGATTTAAAGGAAATACAGGCGGAGATACTGGAAAGCTGTAAGAGAATCAATAAGCAATTCGGCCAGCCTGGATATGAACCTATAGTTTATATTGATAGGCCTATATCAAGCAGTGAACGCATGGCTTATTACAGTATTGCAGAATGTGTTGTTGTCACAGCTGTGAGGGACGGGATGAACCTAACTCCTTATGAGTACATTGCTTGTCGACAGGGCATGTCTGGTTCAGAAGCTGATTCAGATGTGGATGGACCTAAGAAGAGCATGTTAGTTGTATCTGAATTCATTGGGTGTTCACCTTCACTTAGTGGGGCAATCCGCATCAACCCATGGAATGTTGAAGCAACTGCTGAGGCAATGAATGAGGCTATATCTATGGCTGAACCAGAGAAGCAGCTACGACATGAAAAGCATTATCGTTATGTTAGCACCCATGATGTTGGTTATTGGGCAAGAAGCTTCTTGCAGGATATGGAGAGGACCTGTATAGATCACTTCAGAAAAAGATGCTATGGCATTGGTTTGGGCTTTGGATTTAGAGTTGTGGCCCTAGATCCGAACTTTAGAAAGCTTTCTATTGATGATATTGAGTCAGCTTATATTAAGTCTAAGAGCAGGGCCATATTCTTGGACTATGACGGAACTATGATGCCTCAGAACTCTATCATCAAGTCTCCAAGTGCTGAAGTTATCTCAATCCTGAATAGAATTTGTGCTGATCAAAACAATGCCGTCTTTATTGTTAGTGGAAGGGGGAGGGACAGCCTGGACAAATGGTTTTCTCCTTGTAGGAAGTTGGGTCTTGCAGCAGAACATGGATACTTCTTGAG ATGGTCGCAAGATCAGGAATGGGAAACATGCAGTCAGAACTCTGATTTTGGTTGGATGCATCTTGCTGAACCAGTAATGCAGTCCTATACAGATTCTACAGATGGCTCTAGCATTGAAAAAAAGGAAAGCGCTATAGTGTGGCAGTACCGTGATGCAGATCCTGGCTTTGGGTTTTCTCAGGCAAAGGAGATGCTTGATCATCTAGAGAGTGTTTTAGCAAATGAACCTGTTGCTGTGAAAAGTGGGCAGTTCATTGTGGAAGTCAAACCTCAG GGGGTCAGCAAAGGTTTAGTAGCAGAAAAGATCTTCACATCCTTGGTAGAGAGAGGAAAGCTGGCAGATTTTGTGCTTTGCATTGGTGATGATCGATCTGATGAGGATATGTTTGAGATCATCGGTGATGCTTTATCCAGAAATATTCTTTCTTATGATACCAAAGTATTTGCCTGCACAGTGGGACAAAAACCAAGCAAGGCTAAATATTATTTGGACGACACTTCAGAGGTTAGATTTATGCTAGAGTCTCTTGCTGAAGCAACTATTACTCCATTTACTTCCGATGAAGAAGCTGAGGACTCGGCTTGA